From one Ahaetulla prasina isolate Xishuangbanna chromosome 18, ASM2864084v1, whole genome shotgun sequence genomic stretch:
- the CDC42 gene encoding cell division control protein 42 homolog isoform X1 has protein sequence MQTIKCVVVGDGAVGKTCLLISYTTNKFPSEYVPTVFDNYAVTVMIGGEPYTLGLFDTAGQEDYDRLRPLSYPQTDVFLVCFSVVSPSSFENVKEKWVPEITHHCPKTPFLLVGTQIDLRDDPSTIEKLAKNKQKPITPEAAEKLARDLKAVKYVECSALTQKGLKNVFDEAILAALEPPEPKKGRRCALL, from the exons ATGCAGACAATTAAGTGTGTGGTTGTGGGAGATGGCGCTGTTGGTAAAACATGTCTTCTAATTTCTTATACGACAAATAAATTTCCCTCTGAATATGTACCAACG GTGTTCGATAACTATGCTGTAACAGTGATGATTGGCGGGGAGCCATACACCTTAGGCCTGTTTGACACTGCAG ggcaGGAAGATTATGACCGATTACGGCCCCTCAGCTACCCACAGACAGACGTGTTTCTGGTCTGCTTCTCGGTGGTCTCGCCCTCTTCGTTTGAAAATGTCAAGGAAAAG TGGGTCCCCGAAATCACTCACCATTGTCCGAAGACTCCCTTTCTGCTCGTCGGGACCCAGATTGACCTCCGAGACGACCCCTCGACGATTGAGAAGCTCGCCAAGAATAAGCAGAAGCCCATCACTCCCGAGGCTGCCGAGAAACTGGCACGGGACTTGAAAGCCGTCAAATACGTGGAATGCTCTGCGCTCACACAA AAAGGTCTAAAGAATGTATTTGACGAAGCAATATTGGCCGCCCTGGAGCCCCCGGAACCGAAGAAGGGCCGCAGGTGTGCGCTGCTATGA
- the CDC42 gene encoding cell division control protein 42 homolog isoform X3, giving the protein MQTIKCVVVGDGAVGKTCLLISYTTNKFPSEYVPTVFDNYAVTVMIGGEPYTLGLFDTAGQEDYDRLRPLSYPQTDVFLVCFSVVSPSSFENVKEKWVPEITHHCPKTPFLLVGTQIDLRDDPSTIEKLAKNKQKPITPEAAEKLARDLKAVKYVECSALTQKVG; this is encoded by the exons ATGCAGACAATTAAGTGTGTGGTTGTGGGAGATGGCGCTGTTGGTAAAACATGTCTTCTAATTTCTTATACGACAAATAAATTTCCCTCTGAATATGTACCAACG GTGTTCGATAACTATGCTGTAACAGTGATGATTGGCGGGGAGCCATACACCTTAGGCCTGTTTGACACTGCAG ggcaGGAAGATTATGACCGATTACGGCCCCTCAGCTACCCACAGACAGACGTGTTTCTGGTCTGCTTCTCGGTGGTCTCGCCCTCTTCGTTTGAAAATGTCAAGGAAAAG TGGGTCCCCGAAATCACTCACCATTGTCCGAAGACTCCCTTTCTGCTCGTCGGGACCCAGATTGACCTCCGAGACGACCCCTCGACGATTGAGAAGCTCGCCAAGAATAAGCAGAAGCCCATCACTCCCGAGGCTGCCGAGAAACTGGCACGGGACTTGAAAGCCGTCAAATACGTGGAATGCTCTGCGCTCACACAA AAAGTTGGTTGA
- the CDC42 gene encoding cell division control protein 42 homolog isoform X2, with translation MQTIKCVVVGDGAVGKTCLLISYTTNKFPSEYVPTVFDNYAVTVMIGGEPYTLGLFDTAGQEDYDRLRPLSYPQTDVFLVCFSVVSPSSFENVKEKWVPEITHHCPKTPFLLVGTQIDLRDDPSTIEKLAKNKQKPITPEAAEKLARDLKAVKYVECSALTQRGLKNVFDEAILAALEPPETQPKRKCCIF, from the exons ATGCAGACAATTAAGTGTGTGGTTGTGGGAGATGGCGCTGTTGGTAAAACATGTCTTCTAATTTCTTATACGACAAATAAATTTCCCTCTGAATATGTACCAACG GTGTTCGATAACTATGCTGTAACAGTGATGATTGGCGGGGAGCCATACACCTTAGGCCTGTTTGACACTGCAG ggcaGGAAGATTATGACCGATTACGGCCCCTCAGCTACCCACAGACAGACGTGTTTCTGGTCTGCTTCTCGGTGGTCTCGCCCTCTTCGTTTGAAAATGTCAAGGAAAAG TGGGTCCCCGAAATCACTCACCATTGTCCGAAGACTCCCTTTCTGCTCGTCGGGACCCAGATTGACCTCCGAGACGACCCCTCGACGATTGAGAAGCTCGCCAAGAATAAGCAGAAGCCCATCACTCCCGAGGCTGCCGAGAAACTGGCACGGGACTTGAAAGCCGTCAAATACGTGGAATGCTCTGCGCTCACACAA AGAGGTCTGAAGAATGTATTTGATGAGGCTATCCTAGCTGCTCTCGAACCCCCGGAAACTCAACCCAAGCGGAAATGCTGTATATTCTaa